One Thalassotalea hakodatensis DNA segment encodes these proteins:
- the pepB gene encoding aminopeptidase PepB, whose amino-acid sequence MKQGVLVHLINDNKATDWQQNKTIQHINGEVFLYFPEFDNYSERNIQKAARKLESMGLEQVALTGGNWQESYQWAFAQGFSSINKSNNIHFTGEPELINKLSNKLMTYAWAKRLTNQTAAEQSPEILVSSVFDYVKALSPEFVSMNVIKGEALNENGWVGVYNVGKASQHAPCLAEIDFNPTGNSAAPIDVCLVGKGITFDTGGYSIKSNEGMFNMKCDMGGVAVVAAALAYAIQQGLTKRVKLILCCAENMISGSAYKVSDILTYKNGVTCEIANTDAEGRLVLADGLLLASESSPKMIIDAATLTGAAMLATGGDYTALMSLDSVASERALVAAKAEGEPLWPLPLAPWHQEKCPSAFADTANSRTQKGGGMGGASNAAGFLSRFVPNDGKGWLHFDLAAAYNGSANSLWAAGATGMSIATIANLLLNNK is encoded by the coding sequence GTGAAGCAAGGTGTTCTAGTACATTTAATTAACGACAATAAAGCAACAGATTGGCAACAGAATAAAACCATTCAACATATTAATGGTGAGGTGTTTCTATACTTTCCTGAGTTTGATAACTATAGTGAAAGAAATATCCAAAAAGCCGCTCGAAAATTAGAAAGCATGGGGCTTGAGCAGGTAGCTCTAACTGGGGGTAACTGGCAAGAAAGTTATCAATGGGCCTTTGCGCAAGGTTTTAGCTCGATCAATAAAAGTAATAATATCCACTTCACTGGCGAACCCGAATTAATTAATAAACTGTCAAATAAATTAATGACTTATGCTTGGGCTAAGCGCTTAACCAATCAAACAGCAGCAGAACAATCGCCAGAAATATTAGTATCAAGTGTTTTTGATTACGTTAAAGCATTGTCGCCTGAATTTGTTAGTATGAATGTGATCAAAGGCGAAGCATTAAATGAAAATGGCTGGGTTGGGGTGTATAACGTAGGTAAAGCTAGCCAACATGCACCTTGTTTAGCTGAAATCGATTTTAACCCTACCGGTAATTCGGCCGCTCCAATAGATGTGTGTTTGGTCGGTAAGGGCATTACATTTGATACTGGCGGCTACAGCATTAAATCAAATGAAGGCATGTTTAACATGAAGTGTGACATGGGCGGTGTCGCAGTTGTGGCAGCTGCATTGGCTTATGCAATACAACAAGGGCTAACCAAGCGGGTAAAATTGATTTTGTGCTGCGCTGAAAATATGATCAGCGGTAGTGCGTATAAAGTCAGTGATATTTTAACCTATAAAAATGGTGTTACTTGTGAAATTGCCAATACAGATGCAGAAGGACGCCTTGTGTTAGCGGATGGTTTATTACTGGCTAGTGAATCTTCACCCAAAATGATTATCGATGCTGCAACGTTAACGGGGGCTGCTATGTTAGCAACAGGGGGGGATTATACAGCGTTAATGTCGTTAGATAGTGTCGCTTCTGAACGGGCATTAGTTGCAGCGAAAGCAGAAGGTGAGCCTTTGTGGCCATTACCTTTAGCGCCATGGCATCAAGAAAAGTGTCCTTCAGCCTTTGCTGATACCGCAAATAGCCGTACTCAAAAAGGGGGCGGTATGGGAGGAGCAAGTAATGCAGCTGGCTTCTTATCAAGGTTTGTGCCGAATGACGGAAAAGGTTGGCTGCACTTTGATTTAGCTGCTGCTTATAACGGAAGCGCAAATAGTCTGTGGGCTGCAGGCGCTACAGGTATGTCTATCGCGACGATAGCAAACTTGCTGTTAAATAATAAATAG
- the sfsA gene encoding DNA/RNA nuclease SfsA codes for MKLTLSRATLEKRYKRFLADVILDNGNRTTIHCANTGAMTGCATSGNKVLYSVSENKKRKYPYSWELSITEQQHTICVNTIRANQLVEEALNNGIINEFEHFSALKREVKYGNENSKADFYLLDENGTETYIEVKSVTLFEDEQGYFPDAKTLRGQKHLRELIDIVEQGKRAVLLFAVLHSAINNVKAAAHIDPIYADLLRQAKEKGVEILAYKAEFSVREQEVEIQLTTPISVSFID; via the coding sequence ATGAAGCTAACACTTTCTCGAGCAACCCTTGAAAAGCGATATAAGCGATTTCTGGCTGATGTCATCCTTGATAACGGCAATAGAACTACTATCCACTGTGCAAATACAGGTGCAATGACCGGTTGTGCGACTTCTGGAAACAAGGTGCTTTACAGTGTTTCAGAGAATAAAAAAAGAAAATATCCCTATAGCTGGGAGCTTAGTATCACCGAGCAACAACACACCATCTGCGTCAATACCATTCGCGCAAATCAGTTGGTAGAAGAAGCATTAAACAATGGAATAATTAATGAATTCGAACATTTTTCAGCATTAAAGCGGGAAGTTAAGTATGGTAACGAAAACAGTAAAGCTGATTTTTATCTTCTCGATGAAAATGGAACTGAAACGTATATCGAAGTGAAAAGTGTCACGTTATTTGAGGATGAACAAGGTTATTTTCCTGATGCTAAAACCCTACGAGGACAAAAGCATTTGCGTGAATTAATAGACATTGTAGAACAAGGTAAACGTGCCGTGTTATTGTTCGCGGTGCTACATTCCGCTATTAATAATGTCAAAGCAGCAGCGCATATAGATCCCATTTATGCTGACTTACTCCGCCAAGCAAAAGAAAAAGGAGTTGAAATTCTCGCATATAAAGCAGAATTTTCTGTTAGGGAACAGGAAGTCGAAATTCAATTAACAACGCCCATATCTGTCAGTTTTATCGATTAA
- the dksA gene encoding RNA polymerase-binding protein DksA, producing MPNSKALGILALAGVEPYVEKPNEEYMSAEQLEHFKKILEAWRTQLREEVDRTVTHMKDEAANFPDPVDRAAQEEEFSLELRTRDRERKLIKKIEKTLQLIEEDDFGFCKSCGIEIGIRRLEARPTADLCIECKTLAEIKERQLAG from the coding sequence ATGCCAAACAGTAAAGCTTTAGGTATTTTAGCGTTAGCAGGTGTAGAGCCGTATGTAGAAAAACCTAATGAAGAATACATGAGCGCTGAGCAATTGGAACACTTTAAAAAGATCCTAGAAGCATGGCGTACCCAACTTCGTGAAGAAGTCGATCGCACCGTAACTCATATGAAAGATGAAGCGGCAAATTTTCCTGACCCTGTGGATCGTGCAGCGCAAGAAGAAGAGTTTAGCTTAGAATTACGTACTAGAGATCGTGAACGTAAATTAATTAAAAAGATTGAAAAGACTTTGCAATTAATTGAAGAAGACGATTTTGGTTTTTGTAAAAGTTGTGGCATTGAAATCGGTATCCGCCGATTAGAGGCTAGACCTACCGCTGATCTTTGTATTGAATGTAAAACATTAGCGGAAATCAAAGAGCGACAACTTGCCGGTTAA
- the gluQRS gene encoding tRNA glutamyl-Q(34) synthetase GluQRS has protein sequence MNNENTTKRPKQYRGRFAPSPSGLLHYGSLITALASFLDAKHHQGQWLVRIEDIDPPREQAGASDIILETLLAFGLQWDEDVMFQSQQYSRYNQIISSLKQHSLAYHCQCTRAQIKSIGGIYQGHCRHLNLTEPQSAIRVKNQPKIAHYDDIFQGRVSCNTSLAAEDFIIKRRDGLYAYQLAVVADDIEQEITHVIRGCDLLEPTARQLSFFKILDEATPQYGHIPLAVTELGYKLSKQNKAPAIDRNDPESSLINALSFLGQQPPALLQTADVKTIISWAIENWQRELVAKTREITI, from the coding sequence ATGAATAACGAAAACACAACAAAGCGACCTAAGCAATATCGAGGTCGCTTTGCACCATCTCCTTCTGGCCTGCTACACTACGGCTCACTTATCACAGCATTAGCAAGTTTCCTTGACGCTAAACACCATCAAGGTCAATGGCTCGTACGCATTGAAGATATTGATCCGCCAAGAGAGCAGGCAGGCGCTAGTGATATAATTTTAGAAACCTTGCTAGCCTTTGGTCTTCAGTGGGATGAAGACGTAATGTTTCAAAGCCAGCAGTATTCGCGGTATAACCAGATAATTTCATCGTTAAAGCAACACTCTCTTGCTTATCATTGTCAATGTACTCGTGCTCAAATCAAATCTATCGGAGGCATATACCAAGGGCATTGCCGACACTTAAACCTAACCGAACCACAAAGTGCGATCCGCGTAAAAAACCAGCCTAAAATTGCCCATTATGATGATATTTTCCAAGGTAGAGTATCTTGTAATACCTCACTGGCTGCAGAAGATTTTATTATCAAAAGACGGGATGGACTATACGCTTATCAACTAGCTGTTGTCGCAGACGATATTGAGCAAGAAATCACTCACGTGATCCGGGGCTGTGACTTACTAGAGCCAACCGCCAGACAATTAAGTTTTTTTAAAATATTGGATGAAGCAACCCCGCAGTATGGCCATATACCTTTAGCCGTCACTGAATTGGGCTATAAATTAAGTAAGCAAAATAAAGCACCGGCCATTGACCGCAATGATCCTGAATCCAGCTTAATAAATGCCTTATCATTTTTAGGACAACAACCACCAGCATTACTTCAAACTGCTGATGTTAAAACGATTATCAGTTGGGCTATCGAAAATTGGCAGCGCGAACTTGTGGCTAAAACTCGCGAGATCACTATCTAA
- the pcnB gene encoding polynucleotide adenylyltransferase PcnB, whose product MREKNSNSSISAVSTDGPQILTRDQHPVSRQYISSNALKVLYRLNKSGFDAYLVGGGVRDIMLGLTPKDFDIATNATPEQIKGLFRNCRLIGRRFRLAHIVFGRDVIEVATFRGHHDNPQQAQNCGKTSKQSEHGMLLRDNIYGSIEEDAERRDFTINALYYSIADFKVYDFANGAKDISQRKIRLIGDPETRYREDPVRMLRAIRFATKLDMDISKETEAPIVSSAPLLENIPPARLFEEFLKLFLSGKAVENYTMLRQYALFRYFFPVVEEALVNQSLPYLSPFITQALTNTDDRINNEKRVTPAFLFAAMLWYPIQQQIKALKQTSSLTPQDAFFAAYGEIMGRQQQSIAIPKRFQSVIKDILILQDKLARREGKKAFRTFEHQKFRAGYDFLLLRHQVESAQGCDDLAELVNWWTEFQQRNYDTQQQMVKTLGRSKPGARRSPRKRRRPRTNNSQD is encoded by the coding sequence ATGCGTGAAAAAAATTCCAACAGTTCAATCAGTGCAGTAAGCACCGATGGCCCGCAAATTTTGACCAGAGATCAACACCCTGTCTCTCGTCAATATATCAGTTCTAATGCGCTAAAAGTACTTTATCGCCTGAATAAATCAGGCTTTGATGCATACTTAGTGGGTGGTGGAGTTCGAGACATAATGCTTGGTTTAACGCCAAAAGATTTTGATATTGCCACTAATGCGACACCTGAACAAATTAAAGGATTATTTAGAAACTGTCGTTTAATTGGTCGTCGTTTTCGACTTGCCCACATTGTTTTCGGTAGAGATGTGATTGAAGTTGCTACTTTTCGTGGTCATCACGACAACCCTCAACAAGCACAGAATTGCGGGAAAACATCAAAGCAAAGTGAACATGGAATGCTACTGCGTGACAATATCTATGGCTCGATTGAAGAAGACGCTGAACGTCGTGATTTTACCATTAACGCACTTTATTATTCGATAGCTGATTTTAAAGTGTACGATTTTGCCAATGGTGCCAAGGATATTTCTCAACGAAAAATTCGTTTAATCGGCGATCCAGAAACGCGTTACCGCGAAGATCCTGTGCGAATGTTACGAGCCATTCGCTTTGCCACAAAGCTCGACATGGATATCAGTAAAGAAACTGAAGCACCTATTGTTTCATCGGCGCCATTATTAGAAAACATTCCACCAGCACGTTTATTTGAAGAATTTTTGAAGCTATTTTTGTCGGGTAAAGCCGTTGAAAATTACACGATGCTACGTCAATACGCTTTGTTTCGTTACTTTTTCCCTGTCGTAGAAGAGGCCTTAGTTAATCAATCGCTACCTTATTTATCTCCATTTATCACGCAAGCTCTTACCAATACAGATGACAGAATTAATAACGAAAAGCGCGTAACACCCGCTTTTCTTTTCGCAGCAATGCTTTGGTATCCAATTCAGCAACAAATAAAAGCGCTTAAACAAACATCATCACTTACACCACAAGATGCATTTTTTGCCGCTTATGGCGAAATAATGGGCCGTCAACAGCAGAGTATCGCAATCCCCAAACGTTTTCAGTCAGTTATAAAAGACATTTTAATTTTACAAGATAAGCTCGCTCGACGTGAAGGCAAAAAAGCGTTTCGTACCTTTGAACATCAAAAATTTCGAGCTGGTTACGACTTTCTATTATTGCGCCACCAAGTGGAGTCTGCACAAGGGTGTGATGATTTAGCAGAGCTTGTTAATTGGTGGACTGAGTTTCAACAACGTAACTACGATACTCAACAGCAAATGGTAAAAACACTTGGCCGAAGTAAACCAGGTGCCAGACGTTCTCCAAGAAAACGTCGTCGTCCTCGTACGAATAACTCTCAGGACTGA
- the folK gene encoding 2-amino-4-hydroxy-6-hydroxymethyldihydropteridine diphosphokinase — translation MAICYIGLGSNLSNPQRQIQLAVQCIRAHTGITQIALSALYCSQPMGPQDQPDYMNAVMAINTKLTPIELLDALQAIEQQAGRVRKGERWGARVLDLDILLYDQEIINTPRLTVPHYGMKQREFVLIPLAEIAPKLTLPCNSNVSTLAESIDKNALTIHSQLS, via the coding sequence ATGGCAATTTGTTATATTGGCTTAGGTAGCAATTTATCTAATCCGCAACGACAAATACAACTTGCTGTTCAATGTATCAGAGCGCATACAGGTATCACTCAAATAGCGCTTTCAGCACTTTATTGTAGTCAACCGATGGGGCCACAAGACCAGCCTGACTATATGAACGCAGTCATGGCTATTAATACTAAACTCACCCCCATTGAATTACTTGATGCATTACAAGCTATTGAGCAGCAAGCTGGCCGTGTCAGAAAAGGCGAACGTTGGGGAGCACGAGTGCTTGATTTAGATATTCTGCTTTATGATCAAGAAATAATAAACACTCCTCGCCTCACCGTCCCCCATTACGGAATGAAACAGCGAGAATTTGTGTTAATCCCACTAGCAGAGATAGCACCTAAACTGACACTACCTTGTAATAGTAACGTGTCAACCCTGGCCGAGAGCATCGATAAAAACGCACTAACAATTCACAGCCAACTCAGTTAA
- the panB gene encoding 3-methyl-2-oxobutanoate hydroxymethyltransferase — MTKITTSVLQKMKQQGEKIATITAYDASFAKLFDQAGIHAILIGDSLGMVLQGQDDTLPVDVDHMAYHTQCVKRGVENTLIISDLPFMSYATKEQAFTNAATLMQAGASMIKIEGGLWLADTISGLVERGIPVCAHLGLTPQSVNVFGGFKVQGRDDSKAQEMIEHAKALEAAGAQLLVLECIPASLGKAISEAIDIPTIGIGAGKDTDGQILVMHDALGISCSYMPKFSRNFLIDTGDIKKAIELYISEVQKENFPGDEHIFK; from the coding sequence ATGACAAAGATAACAACCTCAGTGTTGCAAAAAATGAAGCAACAAGGTGAAAAAATAGCGACAATCACTGCATATGACGCTAGTTTTGCTAAATTATTCGATCAAGCAGGTATTCACGCCATTTTAATTGGTGACTCACTAGGTATGGTTTTACAAGGCCAAGATGACACCTTACCTGTTGATGTTGACCATATGGCTTATCATACGCAATGCGTGAAACGCGGTGTTGAAAATACACTGATCATCAGCGATCTACCTTTTATGAGTTACGCAACAAAAGAGCAAGCATTCACTAATGCAGCTACTTTGATGCAAGCTGGTGCAAGTATGATTAAAATTGAAGGCGGTCTTTGGTTAGCTGACACCATTTCCGGTCTTGTTGAACGTGGGATACCCGTGTGTGCTCACCTTGGTTTAACACCTCAATCAGTTAATGTCTTTGGCGGATTTAAAGTACAAGGACGTGACGATAGCAAAGCACAAGAAATGATCGAGCATGCAAAAGCACTAGAAGCCGCTGGCGCTCAATTATTAGTATTAGAATGTATTCCTGCTTCGTTAGGTAAAGCCATTTCCGAGGCGATTGATATTCCAACTATCGGTATTGGTGCAGGAAAAGATACCGACGGCCAAATCCTTGTTATGCATGATGCCTTAGGTATTTCATGTAGTTATATGCCTAAATTTTCAAGAAACTTTCTTATCGACACTGGCGACATTAAAAAAGCTATCGAGTTATATATAAGTGAAGTGCAAAAAGAAAACTTCCCAGGTGATGAACACATTTTTAAGTAG
- the panC gene encoding pantoate--beta-alanine ligase, with protein sequence MITLNDISSLRETINQWRQQGFKIAFVPTMGNLHAGHIALITEAHKHADKVVASIFVNPMQFGQNEDIANYPRTLRADQQQLEAAKTDLLFTPTPEIVYPKGLDKQTFIEVPQVSEGYCGESRPGHFRGVATVVCKLFNLVQPDVACFGLKDYQQVQVIQTMVEDLSMPIDIIPVATVREASGLALSSRNGYLTEEELKIAPALSQNIQWLAEKIKQDTDFIGLAKQATNFINNAGLKTDYIHICHAKTLQPASEDDKNLVILAAAHCGKARLIDNLQVNL encoded by the coding sequence ATGATCACCCTTAACGATATTTCTAGTTTAAGAGAAACCATAAACCAGTGGCGACAACAAGGTTTCAAAATTGCCTTTGTACCTACAATGGGTAATTTGCATGCAGGTCATATTGCATTGATCACAGAAGCCCATAAACACGCAGATAAAGTCGTTGCGAGTATCTTTGTTAATCCTATGCAATTCGGTCAGAATGAAGATATTGCTAATTACCCCAGAACGTTGCGAGCAGATCAACAACAACTTGAAGCCGCCAAAACTGATCTACTTTTCACGCCAACACCCGAAATTGTATACCCAAAAGGCCTTGATAAACAAACCTTTATTGAGGTTCCGCAAGTTTCTGAAGGTTACTGTGGAGAAAGTCGTCCAGGTCATTTTCGTGGCGTAGCAACAGTCGTTTGTAAGCTGTTTAACCTTGTGCAACCTGACGTAGCCTGTTTTGGCTTAAAAGATTATCAACAGGTACAAGTCATTCAAACCATGGTTGAAGATTTATCCATGCCAATCGATATTATTCCGGTAGCAACAGTAAGAGAAGCAAGTGGTTTAGCATTAAGTTCACGTAATGGATATTTAACTGAAGAGGAGTTAAAAATTGCGCCTGCACTTAGTCAAAACATTCAGTGGCTTGCTGAGAAAATAAAACAAGATACCGACTTTATTGGTTTAGCAAAGCAAGCGACTAATTTCATTAATAATGCTGGACTAAAAACCGATTACATCCATATTTGTCATGCGAAAACATTACAGCCAGCAAGCGAAGATGATAAAAACTTAGTTATTTTAGCCGCTGCGCACTGTGGTAAAGCACGCTTAATTGATAATTTGCAAGTCAACCTGTAA
- the panP gene encoding pyridoxal-dependent aspartate 1-decarboxylase PanP, with protein MTTNKRAANATEESLLRIFTIPEAPDSTLGRIEQEISQNLAGFLGSHIAAKETALTEIEKDFDCSKIPEQPAFVSDHMHHLLEKLVSQSVHTSSPSFIGHMTSALPYFILPLSKLMVGLNQNLVKIETSKAFTPLERQVLGMMHRLVYQFEENFYQQWMHSANHSLGAFCSGGTVANITALWVARNNLLRADGSFKGVAREGLFNALKHYQYDGLAILVSKRGHYSLKKSADVLGIGQDSVVAIPTDEHNKMDPQKLREKCQELTAKNIRILSIVGVAGTTETGNIDPLHELADVANEYQCHFHVDAAWGGATLLSSKHRGLLNGIERADSVTIDAHKQMYVPMGAGLVVFRNPASVASIEHHAEYILRKGSKDLGAHTLEGSRPGMAMLVYASLHIISRPGYEMLINQGIEKAKYFADIIDKHPDFELVTEPELCLLTYRYNPASVQQLLSKADENTLTNVNNLLDKLTKFIQKRQRENGKSFVSRTRIEVKKYHGRKTLVFRVVLANPLTSKEILKDVLEEQVELAQESSHFLPKLVALSQNL; from the coding sequence ATGACAACAAACAAACGTGCGGCAAATGCGACAGAAGAGTCATTACTACGTATTTTTACTATTCCAGAAGCACCTGACTCAACCTTAGGGCGAATAGAACAAGAGATCTCGCAAAACCTTGCTGGATTTCTTGGTTCACATATAGCTGCAAAAGAAACTGCACTTACAGAAATAGAAAAAGATTTTGATTGCTCTAAAATTCCAGAGCAACCTGCATTTGTTTCTGATCACATGCACCACTTACTCGAAAAGTTGGTGTCACAATCTGTTCATACCTCAAGCCCTAGTTTTATTGGTCACATGACCTCTGCATTGCCTTATTTTATTTTACCCCTTTCAAAATTGATGGTGGGGTTAAACCAGAACCTGGTCAAAATTGAAACCTCAAAAGCTTTTACACCGTTAGAGCGTCAAGTATTAGGTATGATGCATCGGTTGGTGTACCAATTTGAAGAAAATTTTTATCAGCAATGGATGCACAGTGCAAACCATTCATTAGGCGCATTTTGTTCAGGCGGCACAGTGGCCAATATCACAGCACTTTGGGTGGCTCGCAATAATCTGTTACGAGCAGATGGTTCTTTTAAAGGAGTCGCACGAGAAGGTTTATTCAATGCATTAAAGCATTATCAGTACGACGGCTTAGCCATTTTGGTTTCTAAACGAGGTCATTACTCGCTGAAAAAATCAGCTGATGTGTTAGGTATTGGTCAAGACAGCGTTGTTGCTATACCAACCGATGAACATAATAAAATGGACCCGCAAAAGCTCAGAGAAAAGTGCCAAGAGCTTACCGCAAAAAATATTCGTATTTTAAGTATCGTCGGCGTTGCTGGCACGACAGAAACGGGTAATATTGATCCGCTCCACGAATTAGCAGATGTGGCGAATGAATACCAATGTCATTTTCATGTTGATGCTGCTTGGGGTGGCGCTACCTTACTTTCAAGTAAACACAGAGGTTTGTTAAACGGCATTGAGCGTGCTGATTCAGTCACTATTGATGCGCATAAACAAATGTATGTACCTATGGGGGCAGGCTTAGTTGTTTTTCGTAATCCTGCGTCAGTCGCTTCAATTGAGCATCATGCTGAATATATTTTACGTAAAGGTTCAAAAGACTTGGGTGCGCATACATTAGAAGGCTCAAGGCCGGGTATGGCGATGCTCGTTTATGCAAGTTTGCACATTATTAGTCGCCCAGGCTATGAAATGCTGATTAACCAGGGTATTGAGAAGGCAAAATATTTTGCTGATATTATTGATAAACATCCTGACTTTGAATTAGTAACAGAACCTGAACTATGTTTATTAACCTATCGTTATAATCCAGCCTCTGTTCAGCAGTTATTGTCTAAAGCGGATGAAAACACGCTTACTAACGTCAATAATCTATTGGATAAGCTCACTAAATTCATTCAGAAAAGGCAACGTGAGAACGGCAAGTCTTTTGTGTCTCGTACGCGTATCGAGGTGAAAAAATATCACGGCAGGAAAACATTAGTCTTCCGTGTTGTGTTGGCAAATCCACTTACTTCAAAAGAGATTCTAAAAGATGTTCTAGAGGAACAAGTAGAATTAGCTCAAGAGAGCAGCCACTTTTTACCCAAGTTGGTCGCTTTATCACAAAACCTATAA
- the trmB gene encoding tRNA (guanine(46)-N(7))-methyltransferase TrmB produces MDETQLGDSKVIVTNQTGIHEKLTEIVEKHLAHRSKKPFQQHTLEAFNVANERVKAHQGEVILDSCCGVGQSTRLLAKNNPNALVIGVDKSAHRIERNDEELIERTDTQGVNNYLLLRADLNDFYRLVAQEKWQVNQHYILYPNPWPKSKHIQRRWHGSAVFPEIISIGERLILRSNWRLYLEEFLIAAKLTNRTGDICKVENSPALTPFEAKYQASGQTCWQLDIF; encoded by the coding sequence ATGGATGAAACGCAATTAGGAGACTCAAAAGTTATTGTGACTAACCAAACGGGGATTCACGAGAAACTGACAGAAATCGTTGAAAAGCATTTAGCACATCGTTCAAAAAAACCGTTTCAACAACATACGTTAGAAGCATTTAATGTTGCAAATGAACGCGTCAAAGCACACCAAGGAGAGGTGATCCTCGATTCATGTTGCGGCGTTGGCCAAAGTACTCGTTTATTGGCGAAAAACAACCCTAATGCTTTAGTTATTGGGGTTGATAAATCGGCGCATCGCATAGAGCGTAATGATGAAGAGTTGATTGAACGTACCGATACGCAAGGGGTGAATAACTACCTACTGTTACGTGCTGATCTTAATGATTTTTATCGTTTAGTGGCCCAAGAAAAATGGCAAGTAAACCAGCATTATATTCTTTATCCTAACCCATGGCCTAAAAGTAAGCATATTCAGCGTCGATGGCATGGTAGTGCTGTGTTCCCTGAAATCATTTCAATAGGCGAACGCCTTATTTTACGTAGTAATTGGCGTTTATATCTCGAAGAGTTTTTAATTGCGGCTAAGCTAACTAATCGTACTGGTGATATTTGCAAAGTGGAAAATAGCCCTGCATTGACACCGTTTGAAGCTAAGTACCAAGCGAGTGGACAAACTTGCTGGCAGCTAGATATTTTCTAG
- a CDS encoding ABC transporter permease produces MSSTRNMVALKSILHKETHRFMRIWVQTLVPPAITISLYFVIFGSLIGSRIGQMGGFDYMSFIVPGLIMMSVITNSYSNVASSFFSAKWQRNVEEMLVAPVPNWVIVAGYVGGGMARGILVGLIVTIIAMFFTQIQIHNVWVIIATVALTSATFALGGLINAVFAGSFDDISIIPTFVLTPLTYLGGVFYSISLLPDFWQGVSKINPIVYMVNAFRYGFLGISDVSLPVAFSVLGAFIIGLYAIAMYLITKGIGLRS; encoded by the coding sequence ATGTCATCTACCAGAAATATGGTTGCCTTAAAAAGTATTTTACATAAAGAAACTCATCGCTTTATGCGTATTTGGGTGCAAACATTAGTGCCACCTGCCATTACCATCAGTTTGTATTTTGTTATTTTTGGTTCGTTAATCGGTTCAAGAATTGGTCAAATGGGCGGCTTTGATTATATGTCGTTTATCGTACCTGGTTTGATTATGATGAGCGTTATAACTAATTCCTATTCTAATGTGGCATCTTCGTTTTTTAGCGCCAAATGGCAACGCAATGTCGAAGAGATGCTCGTCGCTCCTGTACCTAATTGGGTCATCGTTGCTGGTTATGTTGGCGGTGGTATGGCTCGTGGTATATTAGTGGGCTTAATTGTTACAATCATCGCGATGTTTTTTACTCAGATCCAAATTCATAATGTATGGGTGATCATTGCCACAGTCGCACTTACGTCAGCAACCTTTGCTTTAGGTGGTTTGATTAATGCCGTATTTGCAGGTAGTTTTGACGATATTTCTATCATTCCTACCTTTGTATTAACGCCGCTAACGTATTTAGGTGGGGTATTCTATTCGATAAGTTTATTACCTGATTTTTGGCAAGGCGTGTCAAAAATCAACCCCATTGTCTATATGGTTAATGCTTTCCGCTATGGATTTTTAGGTATTTCTGATGTCAGCTTACCAGTGGCGTTTAGTGTGCTAGGTGCGTTTATTATTGGTTTATATGCCATTGCCATGTATTTGATCACTAAAGGTATTGGATTAAGAAGCTGA